One segment of Pan paniscus chromosome 20, NHGRI_mPanPan1-v2.0_pri, whole genome shotgun sequence DNA contains the following:
- the PDCD2L gene encoding programmed cell death protein 2-like — protein MAAILKPVLLGFRDAPVHGSPTGPGAWPASKLGGIPDALPTVAAPRPVCQRCGQPLALVVQVYCPLEGSPFHRLLHVFACACPGCSTGGARSWKVFRSQCLQVPEREAQDAQKQENSLAAEDWCEGADDWGSDTEEAPSPQFTLDFGNDASSAKDVDWTARLQDLRLQDAVLGAAHPVPPGLPLFLPYYICVADEDDYRDFVNLDHAHSLLRDYQQREGIAMDQLLSQSLPNDGDEKYEKTIIKSGDQTFYKFMKRIAACQDQILRYSWSGEPLFLTCPTSEVTELPACSQCGGQRIFEFQLMPALVSMLKSANLGLSVEFGTILVYTCEKSCWPPNHQTPMEEFCIIQEDPDELLFK, from the exons ATGGCGGCCATTCTGAAGCCGGTGCTGCTGGGCTTTCGAGATGCGCCGGTGCACGGCAGCCCCACAGGGCCGGGTGCCTGGCCTGCTAGCAAGCTGGGCGGCATTCCG GATGCTCTGCCCACCGTGGCTGCGCCCAGGCCCGTGTGTCAGCGCTGCGGGCAGCCGCTCGCCCTGGTCGTGCAGGTGTATTGCCCGCTGGAAGGCTCCCCGTTTCACCGTCTGCTGCACGTGTTCGCGTGCGCCTGCCCCGGCTGTAGCACCGGCGGTGCGCGCAG CTGGAAGGTGTTCCGCTCCCAGTGCCTGCAGGTGCCAGAGAGAGAGGCGCAGGACGCTCAG AAACAGGAAAACAGCCTTGCAGCTGAGGACTGGTGTGAAGGTGCTGATGACTGGGGAAGTGATACTGAGGAAGCGCCTTCACCACAGTTTACCTTGGATTTTGGGAATGATGCCAGCAGTGCCAAAGACGTAGACTGGACTGCTCGGCTCCAAGACCTCCGCCTGCAGGATGCTGTCCTGGGTGCTGCCCATCCTGTGCCTCCTGGGCTGCCGCTCTTCCTGCCCTACTACATCTGTGTTGCAGATGAGGATGATTACAGGGACTTTGTCAACCTGGATCATGCCCACAGCCTTCTGAGGGACTATCAGCAGAGAGAAGGCATTGCCATGGATCAGTTGCTTTCCCAAAG CCTTCCTAATGATGGTGATGAAAAATACGAGAAGACCATAATTAAAAGTGGAGATCAGACGTTTTACAAATTCATGAAGCGAATTGCTGCTTGTCAGGACCAGATTTTGAG GTATTCCTGGAGTGGAGAGCCACTCTTTTTGACCTGCCCTACATCAGAAGTCACCGAGCTCCCAGCCTGCAGCCAGTGTGGAGGCCAAAGGATATTTGAGTTTCAGCTTATGCCAGCACTGGTCAGCATGCTCAAGAGTGCTAATTTAG gtctttctgtggaatttggaACAATTCTAGTTTACACATGTGAGAAGAGTTGCTGGCCCCCAAATCATCAGACCCCCATGGAAGAATTTTGTATTATACAAGAAGACCCAGATGAATTATTGTTTAAGTAG